The genomic segment cgcctgtcaactgaaaatgctgacaggttgacttataaaaattaacaaagcctggattgaccatgacttctcgactccaccagaggaaagctgatgatcataaaggcactttaaatgtgttgtttataaggtactgaatacactgtattcccatgcaccccttccaccacaaaaaaagggtatatggttgaatctggcaagcgcccgacttctagggagggtgcttagggactggtggCCCCCTTTTCCCTTTCCTAGCCGTGGAAGATACAGCACCTTGACGGTTGCTTTTAGGGACTGAAGGGTTAAGGGGATGTGTGGCACGTCACGGAGGGACGAGTTAGTGATGTCCCCTCCCTCTAGCAGGGTATATAGCCCCCTCCTCGGCTGCTGCACTTCCTCTTTGCAGCGGAAGCCGTGTTGGTAAGGTCGGCTGTCTGTGAGGAAATGTCCGCAAGGGATGCCTCCTTAAGGGAGGCCCTTCTGGCGAGTTTTTCGGAAGGGGGAGAGGGTTGGCTGCGCTCCTTTTTGAGCAGCCTTGGTTCCCCTCTGCCCCCTTCGGCTGTCGCGGTCAGTGGGGATGTGGCAGCGCTGCCGCAAGTGGCAGGCAGCGCCGTTACTTCTCCTGGAGGCCGGCGGTCTGCTCGGTGCACCCGCCCTCCCACCCGTTTAGGTCACAGCCCCCCCGCGCCCTCCCATAGAATAGGTAACACTCACCGGAGCTCCCGGTCCCGCGCGTGCGCTGTGCCGTCCGGCCGGGAGTCTTCTTCGGTGAGTCAATGCGCTTTGGCCCCGCCCCTTCCTGTTTCGTCACCTCCGGCTGCTCCGGAGTTAGCGCGTGCGTGGCAGGCGAGTTTGTTCAGCATAATGGGAGCACAAGGCAGCGTCGAGTCTTGTGACTCCCCACCGACCCCCCCTCTCTCCCAGCCCGCAGCGCAGGCTGCTATTATATATGAGGCCCCGGTGGGCACAGGTGCTGCCCCGAATGTGTTGAATGCCAATCAGGCTAGCTTTATGGGTCCTGCTCCTACcctggcgccccccctccctGCGATAGCTGGGCCTCCTCCTTTGCCATCCCAACCCCTACAGCTGCCTCAAACCCCCCCTGCAGTTGCAACCCCCCTGCACCCTCAGGCTCCCCTGCAGCTTCAAACTCCCTTGCAGCCTCAACCCCCCCTGCAACTTCCAACCCCTGGGGGCAGCGTTGGGTCACGCAGGCGTAGGGAAAGGTCGGGATCTTCATCATCATCCTCAGGCAGTAGGCGGCGGTACCGTCGCCATGCACGTAGGCGTCAATCCCGTCGCCGCTCCAGGGTCTCAGGTAGCAGCAGGCGTTCCAGATCCTCTAGATGGCGCTCACCGTCATCTTCGGATGGATCGACGggcgcatctgaggagtctggtcGGGCGACGGAGTCAAGAAGAAAGAGGCGGGTGCCTAGTCATACCTCCAGGGCCCCCAGCCTGGCTCCAGTGTCGGAACCCCGGATTGAGATCCCGGTACCCGGTCCTTCTCCGGTTTCAGCGACTGACGCACCTGGTGAGTACCATTATACCggggcatgggggggagggggggttggtggGGATGTGGAATCAGTGCTTAAAGCATTGCTTGCAAAGATGTCCCCGTCTCCTGCCCCGTCTCCTTCTTTATCACGCGCCCCAGTTTTAGCGGGGGTATATAAAGACTCTTTCTTTTGTGGTGTTAGCCCCCTGGGTTGTCACTTGGATGACGCTGCGAGAGAGAAAATATGGTCCAACCAATATATTGACATTTGGTCTCTTATATCGGTGGATCAGCATACGGTTGATAAGGAGAGGCGTTTTCCTGACAAGCCGTTTGACCGCAAGCCCAGGGTTGCTAAGACCATTAATAATTGGTTGCAAGCTTTTTCAGTATTGGGATGTATTATGGGTCAGCGTCACCCTGACCGTTGTTCTGAATTGTTTGTCTACCAAGATACCATTTATAGTGCTTATAGAGCTCATGGTGGTTCCGCTTGGTGGAGATATGATGAAGAATTTCGGCGGCGGTTGGCGTTACATCCGGAGGTAGCTTGGGGTGTCAAAGCAACTGATGTCTGGCTTCGCCTTATGGTGTCCCAGCGGCAGCCCCCCTTTCTTAGCGCGGCCACTGGTTCCGGAACAAGTGCTGGTCAGGGGCCAGTGGCCGTCCGCCGCCCAGGGGCATGCTGGCTTTTCAATGAAGGCCATTGCAAATATGCAGGTTTGTGCAAGTACAAGCACGAGTGCTCGGCATGTGGTGGCAGCCATGCCGCTAACCGGTGCTCTCGTCCCTCGTCTAGACCTTTCAAAACCCCTGCTTCGGGAGACCCCaaggaccccggtgagcgtaACAGAGATGTCCCCATGGCTAGACATTTACCCCAATAAGGCGGCTGCCTCACAGCTTCGGTTTGGTTTCACGTTTGGTTTCTTTATTCCTTTTGTCTTGAGCAGGTTTCCCGTTTTTTCCGATAATTTACGGTCTGCTAGGGAGCTCCCTGAGGTTCTTCGTGAGAAGTTGGGTAAGGAGGTATCTTTGGGTAGAGTCAAGGGTCCGTTTCAATCCCTGCCATTTCCTAACCTTAGAGTGTCCCCTTTGGGTATTGTCCCCAAAAAGGAACTTGGGAAGTTCCGCCTCATTCACCACTTATCCCACCCTAAGGGTTCGtcggtgaatgatgcgatcctgcctGAGGAGTCCTCAGTGTCATATGTATCTTTTGATCGTGCGGTTTCTCTGGTTAGGACGGCTGGCCAGGGCGCCCTTTTGGCCAAGTCTGACATTGAATCGGCTTTTCGGCTCTTACCTGTTCACCCAGATTGTCATCATCTTCTCGGTTGTTcgtttgatggtctgtattattaCGATACTTGCCTTCCTATGGGGTGTTCTATTTCCTGCCATTATTTTGAGATGTTTGGTTCTTTTCTAGAATGGGTGGTCAGGTATGAGACGTTATCCTCATCGGTTATACACTATTTGGACGACTTTTTGTTTGTTTCCCAAGGATCGGGGGATGGTTGTCTTTTGCTACTCAACACGTTTTTGTCCTGTATGTCCAAGTTCGGTGTTCCCATATCAGCGGAAAAAACAGAGGGTCCTGTCACGTGTTTGTCTTTTTTGGGCATTGAGATCGATTCTGTTGATATGGTTTTTCGTTTACCCAGTGACAAGTTGCAGAAGTTGTTGTGTTTGATAGAGGGCTTCTTGGCAGTGAGTAAGGTGACTCTGCAGCAGCTTCAGTCATTGCTAGGTTTGCTCTGTTTTGCATGCCGGGTCATGCCCATGGGGCGGGTTTTTTCCAGGCGTTTGTCATTGGCTACTCGGGGGGCTAAGTCTCCTAATCACCGCATCCGCCTTACTAGGTCCCTGAAAGCCGACTTGCGGGTATGGCGGGAGTTTCTGCACTCGTACAATGGTCACACGTGTGTTATTTCTGAGGAGGTCCCTAATTCGGTTTTGTCCCTTTTTTCAGACGCATCTGGTTCCTGtggttttggcacaatttttggTAAGGAGTGGTGCTCCGCCCCCTGGCCAGAGTGGTGGCGCTCTCATGGTCTTTGTAAGAATTTAACGCTGCTGGAATTGTTCCCTATTGTGGTTGCTGTGGAGATTTGGGGCCGCGAGCTTTCTAATCACCATGTTTGCTTCTGGTCTGATAACTTAGGTGCGGTCCATTGTATTAACCGCCTGTCATCTTCTTCTCTCCCGGTGATTGCGCTGTTGCGACATTTGGTATTGCGTTGTCTTGAGCATAATATCTATTTCAGGGCTCGACATGTTCCAGGTGTTGATAACagtattgctgatgctctctcccGTTTTCGTTGGCAGGTATTTCGGGAGCTGCTTCCGAAAGCGGAGCACATCGGGAAGGAGTGTCCGGAGGACCTATGGCGTTTGGTGGCCACCAGCTGATGTCTCTGGTTGGGGCTTCGGTGTCGCCTGCGACCTGGCGGGGTTACGGTAAGGCATGGGACGACTGGTGGTCGGGTGTGGGTACCAGGGACGTTTCCACACAGGACTCCCTCCATCTGGAGGTTACGGTAGAGTGGTTGCTAAAGCTCAGATCCATGGGTGTATCTGCACCAGTTGCGCAGCGGCGGTTATCTGGGGTGGCCTTTTTCTTTCGCCTTCGTGGTTGGCCTGATGTCTCCAAGCATTTTATCATCAGGCAGGCTATGAAGGGCTGGAAGAAGGAATATGTTTTGAAGGATTGTCGCCGTCCTGTTTCTTTTAACCTGTTATGTAGGTTAGTTGAGGCTTGTTCGGGGGTGTGTACTTCAGTGTTTGAAGCAAAGCTGTTTTCGGCCTGTTTTAGTTTGGCCTTTTTTGCAGCTCTTCGGGTGGGTGAATTGCTCCCCCCTTCTGGTAAGAAGCCAGGGGGGTTGTTATCTCAGGATGTGGTCTGGGGGAATGGGGCGGTCAGGGTCCGTGTTCGCAGGTCTAAGACGGACCAGTTTGGCAGGGGGGCGTGGATCCCGCTTCACCAGGTTTCTGGTGTGGCTTGCCCGGTTCGTTTGGTCTCTGTTTACGGTGAGTCTCGCGTTGGTGGTGCTAATTTTTTCACTCATCTGGACACCTCCCCCTTGACAAAATTTCAGTTTGTATCTGTATTTCGCGCTTGCTTGTCACGGTTGGGATTCGAGCCGAAGGACTTTGGCACTCACTCGTTTCGCATTGGTGCGGCTACAGAGGCGGCCAGAGCCGGTTTGCCTGAGTCGGAGGTTATGCGCATTGGCAGGTGGCAGTCTGCCTGTTACGCCAGGTATATTAGGCCGGatctcttataaaaaaaaaaaataataattttttgcagTAAATGGGTAAGTCATGCGgtggtgtatgtgtgtgtttcTTGTGTTTCAACCGGTGATGCAGGACAGGCACCAGTGGGCTTTTAGCGCGGGTTCGCAGCGTTATCATATGTTACTTTGGTACTAACTGTTTTCTCTTTTAGGTGTGGTGCGCCCGGCGGTCTGGTTGGTTGGCCACTCGTACATTTTCTGGGCGGCTCAAAGGGCGGAATGCAGGCCTGGCGGTCGGATGCTGGGATTCCGTGAAGTGGATGTATCCTGGAGGGGTATCCGTGGTCTTAAATGGTCACAGCTTCTTACTGAGGTGGTTGATATTGGTTTTCATTCCAGGGGTCCGGTAATTCTTGTCATTCATGCCGGTGGCAATGACCTGTGTCTATCACGCTTGGCTGAGCTCATGACCCTCATGCGCTCCGACATTGAGAGGTTCTCGTCCTTCTTTTCCGAGATGGTACTGGTGTGGTCCGAAATCATTCCCCGGGTGGTGTGGCACGGTGCCAGGGATGCCGAGGCTGCCGAGAAATGTAGGAGGACGGTCAATTCTCGCATGTCCCGGTTTGTTCGGTCCCGTGGTGGGATTGTGGTGAGACATCGCCAACTAGAAGGCGACAATAGATCCCTGATGAGGCCCGATGGAGTTCACTTGACTGAGATTGGGCTGGATATCTTTATTTCTGGCTTGCAGGATGGTATTGAGCAGGCCatgtttttgctgggtggtggtcggagccccgtgtaAGGCTGcgggtctcctccgtggcggcaattGTTACAGCGGAGTTTTGGAAATGGctgatggcgtacttgcccgccgggagaccggcggttggcataccgctccaagTTGTTATTTGGTTTTGccgcataaaataaataagctgtggccgatcatcacccagctaaaAGGTTACCTGTTGTCCTGCGTTTTTATTGTATGGGGCAATTCTTAGGTAAGGGAAGCTTCAGGTAGGCAGAGGTGCCGGCCCGGTTCTtagctctcctttgccctctcctgaataccagcagtctggcaagcgcccgacttctagggagggtgcttagggactggtggCCCCCTTTTCCCTTTCCTAGCCGTGGAAGATACAGCACCTTGACGGTTGCTTTTAGGGACTGAAGGGTTAAGGGGATGTGTGGCACGTCACGGAGGGACGAGTTAGTGATGTCCCCTCCCTCTAGCAGGGTATATAGCCCCCTCCTCGGCTGCTGCACTTCCTCTTTGCAGCGGAAGCCGTGTTgcccaccctcccgcccttggATGGGTGTGTTAGCGGAGAGTTTACTTtaaaacattacaaaaaaaaaaaaaaaaaaaaggggaaagttgAGATATAAGAGGAAGATGAGATAAATGAAGGTGAAAGGAATGACGAGGTATAAGGTTTAGTTTATGTAGATGTTAAACCTGTTACCATGTTTGAGTTATTTACATTGTCTTCTCTTTTAAGAAGGGCGATTTGATTTGAGaaatgaagtcacagctggcggcaattgTTACAGCGGAGTTTTGGAAATGGctgatggcgtacttgcccgccgggagaccggcggttggcataccgctccaagTTGTTATTTGGTTTTGccgcataaaataaataagctgtggccgatcatcacccagctaaaAGGTTA from the Bufo bufo chromosome 2, aBufBuf1.1, whole genome shotgun sequence genome contains:
- the LOC120991847 gene encoding uncharacterized protein LOC120991847 isoform X2, yielding MCISGAASESGAHREGVSGGPMAFGGHQLMSLVGASVSPATWRGYGVVRPAVWLVGHSYIFWAAQRAECRPGGRMLGFREVDVSWRGIRGLKWSQLLTEVVDIGFHSRGPVILVIHAGGNDLCLSRLAELMTLMRSDIERFSSFFSEMVLVWSEIIPRVVWHGARDAEAAEKCRRTVNSRMSRFVRSRGGIVKGDLI
- the LOC120991847 gene encoding uncharacterized protein LOC120991847 isoform X1; translated protein: MCISGAASESGAHREGVSGGPMAFGGHQLMSLVGASVSPATWRGYGVVRPAVWLVGHSYIFWAAQRAECRPGGRMLGFREVDVSWRGIRGLKWSQLLTEVVDIGFHSRGPVILVIHAGGNDLCLSRLAELMTLMRSDIERFSSFFSEMVLVWSEIIPRVVWHGARDAEAAEKCRRTVNSRMSRFVRSRGGIVVRHRQLEGDNRSLMRPDGVHLTEIGLDIFISGLQDGIEQAMFLLGGGRSPV